One Drechmeria coniospora strain ARSEF 6962 chromosome 01, whole genome shotgun sequence genomic region harbors:
- a CDS encoding Phosphatidylinositol-specific phospholipase C, X domain containing protein, producing the protein MANLSIRNLTIHPLELVRFERFDGERIGTASFLGNVTGAITGLLNATEFPSHETHAKGDALSAEDVAFPVAPFATLETNVAAPDDGRDEVVRLTFATENHRYRSDVPSPSSKSAVMTKLDDGPHDLTVVYVPARALLAVFSSAQLNAWMRELHDDWPLTLLSMPGTHNSPTCYTALPSVRCQAVGVPEQLRNGVRFLDIRVSANPDDDVLTLVHSAFPISLTGNKYLADMLDDVYRFLDENPSETVVMSLKREGTGKGTDGQMAKYLKDAYVGPKSDRWWTEPKVPTLGQARGKIVVIRRFALDDDMRQSSWDGRGWGIDAQEWPDNCEDGTGGNGCFRIQDFYEISESENIDKKIDFSRGQLERAAEQAFALAGMPDHQPDGPTPPFFVNFLSASNFFNATCWPERIAAKVNPAIVEYLCTCHGEEGKGPNRLRVGAAGTGIVITDWVGAHENWDLVRCIVGMNARLQMPR; encoded by the coding sequence atggccaatcTTTCCATCCGCAACCTCACCATCCAtccgctcgagctcgtcaggTTCGAGcgcttcgacggcgagcgcaTCGGCACCGCTTCCTTCCTCGGCAACGTCACGGGTGCCATCACGGGCCTCCTCAATGCCACCGAGTTCCCGAGCCACGAGACGCACGCCAAGGGTGACGCCCTCTCGGCCGAAGATGTGGCCTTCCCCGTGGCCCCCTTCGCCACGCTCGAGAccaacgtcgccgcccccgatgacggccgcgacgaggtcgtccgCCTCACCTTTGCCACGGAGAATCACCGCTATCGGTCCGACGTTCCCAGCCCGTCGAGCAAGTCGGCCGTCATGACGaaactcgacgacggcccccACGACCTCACCGTCGTCTACGTCCCCGCccgcgccctcctcgccgtcttctcctcggcccAGCTGAACGCCTGGATGCGCGAGCTCCACGACGACTGGCCCCTCACCCTGCTCTCCATGCCCGGCACCCACAACTCGCCCACCTGCTACACGGCCCTGCCCTCGGTCCGTTgccaggccgtcggcgtccccGAGCAGCTGCGCAACGGCgtccgcttcctcgacatcCGCGTCTCGGCCAacccggacgacgacgtcctcaccctcgtccaCAGCGCCTTCCCCATCTCCCTCACGGGCAACAAGTACCTCGCCGacatgctcgacgacgtctaccgcttcctcgacgagaacCCCTCCGAGACGGTCGTCATGAGCCTCAAGCGCGAGGGCACCGGCAAGGGCACCGACGGCCAGATGGCCAAGTACCTCAAGGACGCCTACGTCGGCCCCAAGTCGGACCGCTGGTGGACCGAGCCCAAGGTTCCTACCCTCGGCCAGGCGCGTGGCAAGatcgtcgtcatccgccgcttcgccctcgacgacgacatgcgCCAGAGCTCCTGGGACGGCCGCGGCTGGGGCATCGACGCCCAGGAGTGGCCCGACAACTGCGaggacggcaccggcggcaacggctgCTTCCGCATCCAGGACTTTTACGAAATCTCCGAGAGCGAGAACATCGACAAGAAGATCGACTTCAGCCGCGGCCAGCTCGaacgcgccgccgagcaggcctttgccctcgccggcatgcCCGACCACCAACCCGACGGTCCCACGCCGCCCTTCTTCGTCAACTTCCTCAGCGCGAGCAACTTCTTCAACGCCACCTGCTGGCCCGAGCGCATCGCCGCCAAGGTCAACCCGGCCATCGTCGAGTACCTCTGCACCTgccacggcgaggaaggcaaGGGGCCCAACCGCCtccgcgtcggcgccgccggcaccggcatcgtcatcaccgACTGGGTCGGCGCCCACGAAAACTGGGACCTCGTCCgatgcatcgtcggcatgaATGCACGCCTGCAGATGCCGAGGTGA
- a CDS encoding tubulin-specific chaperone, whose translation MSGPGVGFEYPPQEVSWLKRDVLLFANSIGCKSDELHFLYELHPEFSVFPTYPLVLTFKGNNQEVVDFYATSKAVKIPNIPDLDYSRVVDGQRKIEFLKKLPSTSAGHRFEVRTKVLGVYDKGRPGTVLELQTDLVNAATGEIHTRVTTSSFFIAQGGWHGPKGPATENFPPPQDRQPDAVLEHQTSTEAALLYRLNGDYNPLHATPEPGRKMGFDGAITHGLYQWNNTCHAILRQFGASDPANIREYQARFASPVMPGDKLVTKVWRTGETCGGGWEELLFVTAVDGGKICLSNGRALRVSYNGHLCTVLYSGPVDGTAGSWLGVEWDDAFRGKHDGSHKGIRYFTCRSKSPTAASFVRPNRPADRPQSFIAALRDKYVSDATEAVDEQVVISGKLAEQVGFDKIRRQQAQLKDLKIVILDGLCVNAARDHDEATVADTCPSILHLDLSRNLFRELGPVVDVCADLKGLYRLSLKYVGQPPTSLTLAALSPDGGNSGNRFRNVLGDSALARAESSFAAVTELALGENMLSWQELCHIAVRCPRLTTLAVGANHLSSLPLTNYHNLASTLTSINLEYNNFLALSDLASLASLKALRNLYLKGNNVKEISAPGATAAVFPSSLQYLDVSYNNVQEWSFVDSLATHFPGLTGLRLAHNPVYDKQSAETKAPSSEESHMFTVARAANLETVNFTHISPADRTNAELFYLSRIAKELAVVPESAEHTVIALHPRYAKLCETYGEPDIVRRDEINPAFLEARLVTVAFRFEGKGKKTSRIPKSFNIYAVKAIAGKLFGHSPLRMRLVWETGEWDPVAGYDEQDGESSDEGDDFAEPSLEDGVRRREEGQPDDKSARWLKREVELADGPKQLGYCVDGLNVSIRVETAEHP comes from the exons ATGTCTGGCCCTGGCGTCGGGTTCGAGTACCCCCCGCAGGAGGTGTCCTGGCTGAAGCGTGATGTGCTGCTCTTTGCCAACAGCATCGGCTGCAAGTCGGACGAGCTGCATTTTCTCTAC GAGCTTCATCCCGAGTTTTCCGTCTTTCCCACCTATCCTTTAGTCTTGA CATTCAAGGGCAACAACCAAGAGGTCGTCGACTTTTATGCCACGTCCAAGGCCGTCAAGATACCAAATATCCCCGACCTCGACTACagccgcgtcgtcgatggccagCGCAAGATCGAGTTCCTCAAGAAGCtaccctcgacgtcggcgggcCATCGGTTCGAGGTGCGCACCAAGGTCCTCGGCGTCTACGACAAGGGCCGCCCCGGCaccgtcctcgagctgcagACGGATCTTGTAAACGCGGCGACTGGCGAGATTCACACGCGCGTCACCACCAGCAGCTTCTTCATTGCTCAGGGCGGCTGGCACGGCCCCAAGGGCCCTGCCACCGAGAACTTCCCGCCGCCCCAGGACAGACAGCCCGACGCGGTGTTGGAGCACCAGACGTCAACTGAGGCGGCGCTGCTGTATCGTCTCAACGGCGACTACAACCCGTTGCACGCGACGCCCGAGCCTGGCAGGAAGATGGGCTTCGACGGCGCAATCACCCACGGCCTCTATCAGTGGAACAACACCTGCCACGCCATCCTACGGCAATTTGGCGCCAGCGACCCGGCCAACATCAGAGAGTACCAGGCCCGCTTTGCCAGTCCGGTCATGCCGGGCGACAAGCTGGTGACCAAAGTATGGCGGACGGGTGAgacctgcggcggcggctgggagGAGTTGCTCTTTgtcacggccgtcgacggtgggaAGATATGCTTGAGCAATGGCCGGGCGCTG CGCGTGTCGTACAACGGCCATCTCTGCACCGTCCTCTACAGCGGTccagtcgacggcaccgcTGGCTCCTGGCTCGGCGTTGAATGGGATGATGCATTCCGCGGCAAGCACGACGGCTCTCACAAGGGCATCCGCTACTTCACAT GCCGCTCCAAGTCCCCCACGGCAGCCTCGTTTGTCCGCCCGAACCGGCCAGCGGACAGGCCCCAAagcttcatcgccgccctccgtGACAAGTATGTCTCCGACgcgaccgaggccgtcgacgagcaggttGTCATCTCGggcaagctcgccgagcaggtcgGCTTCGACAAGATCCGCCGTCAGCAGGCCCAGCTCAAGGACCTCAAGATTGTCATCCTTGACGGCCTTTGCGTCAACGCCGCGAGGGATCATGACGAGGCCACCGTGGCCGACACGTGTCCGAGCATTCTGCATCTGGACCTGAGCAGAAACCTGTTTCGTGAGCTTGGGCCCGTCGTGGATGTCTGCGCCGACCTCAAGGGGCTGTACCGCTTGAGTCTCAAGTACGTTGGCCAGCCTCCCACCTCTCTCACCTTGGCCGCGCTCTCGCCTGACGGTGGAAACAGCGGGAATCGGTTCCGAAACGTTCTCGGTGACTCGGCCCTGGCGAGGGCCGAGTCCTCCTTCGCAGCCGTCACGGAACTTGCCCTGGGCGAGAATATGCTCAGCTGGCAAGAACTTTGCCACATCGCAGTGCGGTGCCCTCGACTGACTACCCTCGCCGTTGGCGCAAATCACTTGTCGTCACTTCCGCTCACAAACTACCACAAtctcgcctcgacgctgaCGTCGATCAACCTCGAGTATAATAACTTTCTTGCCCTCTCCGACCTCGCCAGTCTCGCATCGCTCAAGGCCCTCCGCAACCTCTACCTCAAAGGGAACAATGTAAAGGAAATCTCGGCCCCCggcgccaccgccgccgtcttcccGTCCTCGCTGCAGTACCTCGATGTGTCGTACAACAATGTCCAGGAATGGTCCTTTGTTGATTCCCTGGCCACCCACTTCCCCGGGCTCACAGGCTTGCGGCTCGCTCACAACCCCGTGTACGACAAGCAGAGTGCAGAGACCAAAGCGCCATCGTCGGAAGAATCCCACATGTTTACCGTTGCTCGCGCTGCGAATCTCGAGACCGTCAACTTTACACACATCAGCCCCGCTGACCGGACCAACGCTGAGTTGTTTTACCTCTCGAGAATCGCAAAGGAGCTCGCGGTAGTGCCCGAGTCGGCTGAGCACACCGTCATCGCTCTTCACCCTCGATATGCCAAACTCTGTGAGACGTACGGAGAGCCAGACATTGTCCGCCGCGACGAGATCAACCCAGCTTTCCTCGAGGCCCgtctcgtcaccgtcgccttTCGCTTCGAGGGCAAGGGAAAGAAGACGTCCAGAATACCAAAGTCCTTCAACATCTACGCCGTCAAAGCCATAGCCGGCAAACTGTTTGGCCACTCACCGTTGAGAATGAGGCTTGTGTGGGAGACAGGCGAGTGGGACCCGGTGGCTGGTtacgacgagcaggacggTGAGAGCAGCGATGAGGGGGACGATTTCGCAGAGCCGTCGCTGGAAGACGGTGTTCGCCGCCGTGAGGAGGGCCAACCAGATGACAAGTCTGCTCGGTGGCTTAAACGAGAGGTCGAACTGGCCGATGGGCCGAAGCAGCTGGGATactgcgtcgacggcttgAATGTGAGCATCCGCGTTGAGACAGCGGAACACCCCTAG
- a CDS encoding cytoplasmic dynein 1 intermediate chain 2, translated as MQQRRDEILAKKAKLAELKRQRELRQSSVSRQSMGSGSELTSPPPGRADNRRDIETLINSLVGESRPSSAFTGDVASPAARRSRPNSVLSAGEISNGASDFASAQNGQAGSASKVALSTVPLTTVFQCPPSPVKEVFSYSKGVQTVDDPNPPTRPRAQSTISEADDLNASISTPSKRLRRRERDREEELRQKIREEVEEELRAAKELVADGSGSGPKYASSSSNYPSRDLTAEELEAVTRSEEFVDFLEQSTKVIERAIDQETYDILIDYSLHGKDQDDEDEESGNTGGRGTRRIKEVAQFYDGRWSKKRMISSIDFSPKFSELLLASYTKNPTAPHEPDGLVQVWNTHMHDRPEYVFTAQSDILTAKFSPFHPNLIIGGSYSGQVLLWDTRAKATPVQKTPLTGYGHAHPIYSVDIVGTQNANNVISCSTDGVVCGWSMDVFAQPQELLELKNPSQAKIAVEHVSPTCVSFPQSDPTLFLVGSEEGTIFPCHRYDRAGAKAGVDKKISYKGHAAPVMSVDFHPSRGPVDLGDLVISSSLDWSVKLWKVRAPAATSTVGSADGSIAPLIDFVREDVVYDAKWSPVKPSVFALVDGAGWLELWDIAVETEEPVSRISPSARQDGRTMLSKSLNKVTWEPVDGKRLATGGIDGSLTVFEVGSGLGGREALKNEEWTNVKKLVNRVEAVGLNGAVVA; from the exons ATGCAGCAACGTCGAGATGAGATCCTTGCCAAGAAAGCtaagctcgccgagctcaaGCGGCAGAGGGAGCTCCGGCAGTCATCAGTGAGCCGCCAGAGCATGGGTAGCGGTAGCGAG TTGACATCCCCGCCCCCCGGAAGAGCGGACAACCGTCGCGACATCGAAACGCTCATCAACAGCCTGGTGGGGGAGAGCAGGCCAAGCTCGGCCTTTACGGGAGACGTAGCTTCTCCAGCCGCGAGGCGAAGCAGGCCGAACAGCGTCCTCAGCGCCGGCGAGATAAGCAATGGCGCGTCGGACTTTGCCAGTGCGCAAAATGGACAGGCGGGCTCTGCGTCCAAAGTGGCCCTCAGCACCGTGCCCTTGACCACCGTTTTCCAGTGCCCGCCCTCGCCTGTCAAGGAAGTGTTTTCTTACAGCAAAGGCGTCCAGACGGTCGACGATCCGAATCCCCCGACGCGTCCGAGAGCGCAGTCAACTATATCGGAAGCTGATGACCTGAACGCTTCCATCTCGACACCGAGCAAACGCCTGAGAAGGAGAGAGCGGGACcgggaggaggagctgcgACAAAAGATACGGGAAGAGGTTGAAGAGGAGCTGCgggcggccaaggagctTGTCGCTGACGGTTCTGGTTCTGGTCCGAAGTacgcctcgtcatcgtcaaacTATCCATCCAGAGACCTCACCGCCGaagagctcgaggccgtcactCGGTCGGAGGAGTTTGTTGACTTCTTGGAGCAATCGACGAAAGTCATAGAGCGTGCGATTGATCAAGAAACGTACGACATCCTCATCGACTACTCTTTGCACGGGAAAGATcaggacgacgaagacgaggagaGCGGCAACACGGGAGGCCGAGGAACGCGCAGAATCAAGGAAGTGGCCCAGTTCTACGATGGCCGGTGGTCCAAGAAGCGAATGATCAGCAGCATCGACTTTTCGCCCAAGTTCAGCGAGCTTCTGCTAGCCTCGTACACGAAGAACCCTACGGCGCCGCACGAACCGGATGGTCTCGTGCAAGTCTGGAACACGCACATGCACGACCGGCCGGAATACGTCTTCACGGCACAATCGGATATCCTCACGGCCAAATTTTCCCCCTTCCATCCAAACCTGATCATTGGCGGCTCCTACAGCGGCCAGGTCTTGCTCTGGGACACACGAGCCAAGGCAACGCCGGTGCAAAAAACACCGTTGACAGGCTACGGCCACGCTCACCCGATCTACTCGGTAGATATTGTTGGCACGCAGAACGCGAACAACGTCATATCGtgctcgaccgacggcgtcgtATGCGGCTGGAGCATGGATGTCTTTGCGCAGCCGCAGGAGCTTCTCGAGTTGAAGAACCCGTCGCAGGCGAAGATTGCCGTGGAGCATGTCAGCCCGACCTGCGTTTCCTTCCCTCAGTCGGATCCGACCTTATttctcgtcggcagcgaggaGGGCACCATCTTCCCCTGCCACAGGTACGATCGTGCCGGAGCCAAGGCCGGCGTGGACAAGAAGATCAGCTACAAGGGCCACGCCGCTCCCGTCATGTCGGTCGACTTTCACCCGTCGAGGGGACCCGTCGATCTCGGCGACCTGgtcatctcgtcgtcgctagACTGGAGCGTCAAGCTGTGGAAGGTGcgtgcgccggcggcgacttCGACGgtcggcagcgccgacggcagcatcgCGCCCCTCATCGACTTTGTCCGCGAGGACGTCGTCTACGACGCCAAGTGGTCCCCTGTCAAGCCGAGcgtcttcgccctcgtcgacggcgccggctggCTTGAACTCTGGGACATTGCGGTGGAGACGGAGGAGCCCGTGTCGAGGATCTCGCCAAGCGCCCGCCAGGACGGCCGAACCATGCTTTCCAAGAGCCTGAACAAGGTGACCTGGGAGCCAGTGGACGGGAAGCGCCTCGCGACCGGTGGCATTGACGGCTCGCTGACCGTCTTCGAGGTCGGCAGCGGCTTGGGCGGCAGGGAGGCTTTGAAGAACGAGGAGTGGACAAACGTCAAGAAACTGGTGAACCGCGTGGAAGCGGTTGGATTGAACGGAGCTGTGGTGGCCTAG
- a CDS encoding hypothetical protein (related to F1F0-ATP synthase subunit E), giving the protein MKLRNSAPDGAWQQKQKLWKMTVLRWSALAVGVFYGFSHQRTITATQQAQHQEHEYAQKQKLINKAKAEFAKKNNPKSASESGIITNADDPKFDLEKYLLQVAKEHP; this is encoded by the exons ATGAAGCTCCGCAACTCAGCACCAGACGGAGCAtggcagcagaagcagaagctcTGGAAAATGACG GTTCTCCGGTGgtccgccctcgccgtcggcgtcttctACGGATTCTCACACCAGCGAACGATAACGGCAACTCAACAAGCCCAGCACCAGGAGCACGAGTATGCGCAGAAGCAAAAGTTGATAAAtaaggccaaggccgaatTCGCCAAGAAGAACAACCCTAAATCAGCCTCTGAGAGTGGTA TCATCACGAATGCGGATGATCCCAAGTTCGACCTCGAAAAGTACCTGTTGCaggtggccaaggagcaCCCATAA